The Coffea arabica cultivar ET-39 chromosome 4e, Coffea Arabica ET-39 HiFi, whole genome shotgun sequence genome includes a window with the following:
- the LOC113741481 gene encoding amino acid transporter AVT6E — protein sequence MDSNYSAISKDSDVELKVKDHVLGSKDKSFRLISQDEELGYVKPDNVDDSEVRDDLDFDNLPLIIGEAKSGSGIYGAVFNLTTSIIGAGIMALPATMKVLGLVLGVVLILLMGILSEISVELLVRFAIHCKASSYGEVVQAALGRAARILSEICIIVNNAGVLVVYLIIMGDVLSGSLRHIGVFDQWLGHGMWDHRKLLVLVIVVIFLAPLCALDKIDSLSLTSAASVALAVVFVFVAFVVAFIKLVEGKIEAPRMAPDFGSKTAILDLLVVIPIMSNAYVCHFNVQPIYNELEGRSPSKMNRVGRITTVICVLVYASTAIAGYLLFGKDTEADVLTNFDKDLGIRFSTALNYIVRIGYIFHLILVFPVIHFSLRQTVDTMLFEGSAPLQESKKRCLALTLVLLGLIYFGSTMIPNIWTAFKFTGATTAVSLGYTFPALIALRLSKEGISLSFAERLLSWFMLTLAIVVSVAGVIGNVYSIKSQSE from the coding sequence ATGGATAGTAATTATTCAGCTATATCCAAGGATTCTGACGTAGAGTTAAAGGTTAAAGATCATGTCTTGGGATCAAAGGACAAGTCTTTCAGATTGATATCTCAGGATGAAGAACTGGGCTATGTGAAACCTGACAACGTGGATGATTCAGAGGTTCGTGATGATCTTGATTTTGATAATTTACCCCTTATTATTGGAGAAGCTAAATCAGGGTCAGGTATTTATGGTGCTGTTTTTAACCTTACCACTTCAATTATTGGAGCTGGCATCATGGCCTTGCCTGCAACCATGAAAGTTTTGGGCTTGGTTTTAGGTGTTGTgcttattcttttaatgggaaTCTTGTCTGAAATTAGTGTTGAATTGCTCGTTCGATTTGCGATTCATTGCAAGGCCTCATCATATGGGGAAGTTGTGCAAGCTGCACTGGGTAGGGCAGCTAGGATTTTGTCTGAAATTTGTATTATTGTCAATAATGCTGGCGTTTTggttgtgtatttgattataaTGGGGGATGTTTTATCTGGTTCACTTAGGCATATTGGCGTTTTTGATCAGTGGTTAGGCCATGGAATGTGGGATCATAGGAAACTGTTGGTTTTGGTCATTGTGGTGATTTTTCTTGCACCCCTTTGTGctttggacaagattgattCATTGAGCTTAACTTCAGCTGCCTCTGTAGCTCTTGCAGTTGTATttgtttttgttgcttttgTTGTGGCGTTCATTAAGCTTGTTGAAGGAAAGATTGAGGCTCCAAGAATGGCACCTGATTTTGGTTCCAAGACGGCCATTTTGGATTTGCTTGTGGTGATTCCTATTATGTCAAATGCTTACGTCTGTCACTTTAATGTTCAGCCGATCTACAATGAGTTGGAAGGACGCTCTCCTAGCAAGATGAATCGTGTGGGGAGGATCACGACAGTAATCTGTGTTTTGGTTTATGCTTCAACGGCTATAGCTGGATATTTGCTCTTTGGAAAGGATACCGAAGCTGATGTGCTGACTAACTTCGATAAGGACCTTGGAATTCGATTTAGCACTGCTTTAAACTACATTGTCCGAATAGGATATATATTTCATTTAATTCTAGTGTTTCCTGTGATCCATTTTTCGTTGAGGCAAACAGTGGATACCATGTTGTTTGAAGGATCAGCTCCACTTCAGGAAAGTAAGAAGAGGTGTCTGGCCCTGACGTTAGTCCTCTTAGGACTTATTTATTTTGGATCCACAATGATCCCAAACATCTGGACAGCTTTCAAATTTACAGGAGCAACCACAGCAGTGTCATTGGGATACACATTTCCGGCTCTTATTGCACTCAGGTTAAGCAAAGAAGGGATTAGTCTGAGTTTTGCAGAGCGGTTATTGTCTTGGTTCATGTTAACATTGGCAATTGTTGTTAGCGTTGCTGGGGTGATTGGCAATGTGTATAGCATTAAAAGCCAATCTGAGTGA